One Gloeothece verrucosa PCC 7822 DNA window includes the following coding sequences:
- a CDS encoding acyl-CoA thioesterase, with protein sequence MTYYRTIRLADTDAAGVVYFAAALSICHEAYEASLEQSYINMRTFFSDPNVAIPIVYGEIKFFAPLYSGDQLEINLFPKQLTDSEFEIKYELVKVAPNAEKVALAQTRHVCIHPNPRRRSPLPDLMVQWLDHCATPEAVDI encoded by the coding sequence ATGACCTATTATCGTACTATTCGTCTAGCGGATACAGATGCAGCCGGTGTTGTTTATTTTGCTGCGGCTTTGTCTATTTGTCATGAAGCTTACGAAGCTTCCTTGGAACAATCTTACATTAATATGAGGACGTTTTTTAGCGATCCTAATGTGGCAATTCCTATTGTTTATGGCGAGATCAAATTTTTTGCCCCTCTGTATTCTGGAGATCAGCTAGAAATTAATCTTTTCCCTAAACAGTTAACTGATAGCGAATTCGAGATAAAATACGAGCTTGTCAAGGTGGCCCCAAACGCTGAAAAGGTCGCCCTAGCACAGACTCGTCATGTTTGTATCCATCCAAACCCTAGACGGAGAAGCCCCCTTCCTGATTTAATGGTACAGTGGCTTGATCATTGTGCCACCCCTGAAGCAGTAGACATATAG
- a CDS encoding P-II family nitrogen regulator, whose translation MKKVEAIIRPFKLDEVKIALVNAGIVGMTVSEVRGFGRQKGMTERYRGSEFTVEFLQKLKVEIVVEDNQVDMVVDQVIKAARTGEIGDGKIFISPVEQIIRIRTGEKNQEAI comes from the coding sequence TTGAAAAAAGTAGAAGCCATTATCCGACCTTTTAAGCTTGACGAGGTGAAAATCGCTCTGGTCAATGCCGGTATCGTGGGTATGACCGTCAGTGAGGTTAGAGGTTTTGGTCGTCAAAAGGGGATGACTGAACGCTATCGCGGTTCAGAGTTCACGGTGGAGTTTTTGCAAAAGCTCAAAGTGGAAATTGTCGTAGAAGACAACCAAGTTGATATGGTGGTCGACCAAGTCATCAAGGCGGCTAGAACCGGCGAAATTGGTGACGGCAAAATTTTCATTTCTCCTGTAGAGCAAATTATTCGCATTCGCACAGGAGAAAAGAATCAGGAAGCAATTTAG
- a CDS encoding type 1 glutamine amidotransferase domain-containing protein produces MTQQLQDKKVAILVAEGFEQVEMTQPRQALEEVGAQTHLISPKGDKVQGWNHFDKGEEFPVDVVLDEADPSNYDALLLPGGVANPDLLRTQEKAVQFVKSFFEAGKPVAAICHGLWTLIEADVIRGRTVTSWPSLKTDLRNAGANWVDQEVVVDQGLVSSRKPDDIPAFNRKLIEEIAEGQHEQQRLSA; encoded by the coding sequence ATGACTCAACAATTGCAAGATAAAAAAGTCGCTATTCTAGTAGCAGAAGGCTTTGAACAAGTAGAAATGACCCAACCCAGACAAGCCTTAGAAGAAGTCGGGGCACAGACACATTTAATCTCACCCAAAGGCGATAAAGTCCAAGGTTGGAATCATTTTGATAAAGGCGAAGAATTTCCCGTAGATGTGGTATTAGATGAAGCTGATCCCAGTAACTATGATGCCTTATTGTTACCTGGCGGCGTTGCTAACCCGGATCTACTTCGCACACAAGAAAAAGCCGTTCAATTCGTCAAGTCATTTTTTGAAGCCGGTAAACCCGTCGCCGCTATTTGTCATGGACTGTGGACATTAATCGAAGCCGATGTCATTCGAGGACGTACCGTTACCTCATGGCCTTCCCTAAAAACCGATCTTAGAAATGCGGGAGCCAACTGGGTAGATCAAGAAGTCGTAGTAGACCAAGGCTTAGTCAGCAGTCGCAAACCTGATGATATTCCTGCATTCAACCGTAAATTAATCGAAGAAATCGCCGAAGGGCAACACGAACAACAACGTTTATCAGCTTAG
- a CDS encoding DUF642 domain-containing protein — protein MKNNRIFKLVAVTSSLLALNVLFSSSQAQAANLVINSGFEQPAINPGTFIISNSVPGWTRSSISSGSGIELQNNVAGSPFEGNQFLELDSNGTTNIYQDITTSIGSIYNLSFAYSARPTVLNNSVDVYWGGNLVTKLNANGTLLSKTNWNVYNFSLQAKGTTTRLEFRSQGLQPSDGLGGYIDDVSVVPVSVPEPSTTLALAIGIAFASASKSKFFKKQDHDQT, from the coding sequence ATGAAAAATAATCGCATTTTTAAGTTAGTTGCTGTTACTTCTAGCTTGTTAGCATTAAATGTTTTATTCTCTAGTTCTCAAGCTCAAGCTGCTAACTTAGTTATTAATAGTGGTTTTGAGCAACCAGCAATAAATCCTGGAACTTTTATTATTAGTAATAGTGTTCCTGGATGGACTCGTAGTAGCATTTCTAGTGGAAGTGGAATTGAACTTCAAAATAATGTTGCAGGTTCTCCTTTTGAAGGAAACCAATTTTTAGAGCTAGATAGCAATGGGACAACAAACATTTATCAAGATATTACAACATCTATTGGAAGTATTTACAATTTATCATTTGCTTATTCAGCACGACCCACAGTATTGAATAATTCAGTTGATGTCTATTGGGGCGGTAATCTTGTTACTAAGCTAAATGCTAATGGGACTCTTCTTTCTAAGACTAATTGGAATGTTTATAACTTTAGTCTACAAGCTAAGGGAACGACTACTCGTCTAGAATTCAGAAGCCAGGGACTACAGCCGTCTGATGGCTTAGGTGGATATATTGATGATGTTAGTGTTGTTCCTGTAAGTGTTCCTGAACCCTCAACAACATTAGCATTAGCAATTGGGATTGCGTTTGCTAGTGCATCCAAAAGTAAATTTTTTAAGAAACAAGATCATGATCAAACTTAA